The DNA segment AATTCACCTTTACTCATTACATTTTTCATTATTATCCCCCTTTGCAAATGATATTATATTGTTTACATTGTACTCTACATTTTTGATCCGTTACCATGGACATTTTTTATAAAATCATGTACTTTTACCTTCCAATACAATGATCACGTCAAGTTCTATCACTATACAAAGACAGTACAAAAGTGGCTAACGCCACGTTAAAACTGAAATAGGAAAGTACGGTACCTTGCGAGCAAAACTCGAACTTTCCTATTCCAAAAAAAGAATAGCCTATCAACTAGACTATTCCTAAAAACATTCATTTTATTCTTCTATAGGCCATTCACCTTCAGCTACTGCATTAAGCATTTCAAACATGAATTCTACTTCATCAGCAGACACCGCATAGTATAAGCCTTCTTCCATTTTGGTTACATAGAAGTTATTATCCTCTGGATAAGTATAGTACTCTACAAATTTTTGAGTGCCATCAGCTAAGTTATATTGAAGGGTTACTTTCTCACTATCGCTTAGATCTAGCTCTTCTCTTACGTCAAAATCTGCAGTAAGACCAATGACTAATTGATAGATATCTCTAAAGGCTTCATCTTCAATGACATTACCAGCAAGGTAGAAAGTCTCTGTTACTTCCTCTTCTTCCTTTCCGTCATCTTTCTTAACCGTATTGTACTCTCTTTCCATCTCAAGGACATACTCCTCAGACATACCAGAAACAATAATTTGATCTACTTCTAAAATATTCACAATATAAATCAGTGAGTCTGTAAGGTCAAATGGATCAAATACTACTTTCTCAAGTAACTCATTATACCTCATACCGTAAATAACGTTCTTATCAGATGGTTTAAAATAAATGAATTCCACATCTTCTTCCTTATAAGTATCACCAAACTGGTAATCCATGCGTAAAACATTACCTTGTTGATCTGGTAAGCTTTCAGCTTTAAAGGTTAAGTTGGGATCATCTAATCCGTATTTCCCTAAATCTGTAGGGTTATCATCCACATACATATCAATACTAACTGTAGGGAAATTAGGAATAACCACTTCTTCAAAGCCATAGGAGTCTACTGATTTAGGTTCATTATAAGGCTGAATCATTTTATGGGTGGAATATGTGTCAGGATTATCCTCTAAAGTAATCTCAATGGTGTCATGATCTTTTAAATCGATATATAAATATGCTAATGCAGTTGGATCTACATTTACAACTTTATCATCTCTCAAATCACTGATATCATAACTTGCAAATCTACCATAATTATTTGATACCGTGTAGACAGTAGGATCCTCTTCCATCATGGCATAATAAGCATATCCTTCTGGAGTTTTATTACCTATAGATAAAGTTTTTGCCGTTCCATCTACTAAAGTTGCCTTAATAGTAGCAAAAGGATCCGCTAAACCATATTTTGATAAATCCGTTTCATCTCCTATTTCCTCAATAAGGCGATCTGCTCTTAAGGAAGTAAACATACTTTCAAAGTTAGATACCAAGTAGGTTTTCATCTCGTAGTCTTCATAACCTGTAATAGACCATTCATTCTCATCAACCTTTACAAAATCAAATTCACCATTGTTATTCTTTAAAGCTATCTTGGTAATATCTTCTTTTGCTATCTCGGATATCATAATGGCTTCTTCTTTAACCGGTATCTCTTCTTCCTTCTTATTATCATTGTAGTAAGTCACTGCAAATAAAGAACCGCAAAGTAATACTAATACGACTACCCAAATAACTAACTTCTTTGAACGATTCATTATAGATGTCTCCTCCTTAACCATACGCTTATACCGTATACGATAACTATAAGTGGTAATAGTATGATAAAGAATCCAGCATATAATAAAGCTTGAGTTTGATCTAATACCAATCTTTCTAGCATTTCACTTTTTGGTAATATAGATATACTATCTTCTTGATCGGATAACCAGTTAGCTCCATTAATCAGGAAATCTAAGTTACCAGTAGAAGCAATTAAACTATCTTCCATAATAGCTGAAGTACTTACAACGACAAGTTTAGATGTAAGTGTGGTATTTTCTATATCATTATAGTTATCTTCAGTAACTGCCACAGCAACATTAAATGGTCCTGGCACATCCCCTTCTTCCATCTCAACAGTTTGAGAATTAGGGTCAGCTTTTAAGTAAGCATCTTTTGTCGTTGTTAAAAGGGGTGTTACATCTGTTTGACTTTTCTTCTGATCAAGTTCACGAATAGCAGCTGCCTGCGGAATAACTACGTTAAGATCATTAGCTGCTAAGCCATCTGTAATATCATGTGATTCTAAATTTGGTAATAAAATATTTGCATAGTATCCCATCATATGAGATTTATCACCTTCTACGATTACACCTGAATCAACAGCTAAACCGTAACGTTTTAGAATACTATTGAAGTTCGGCATATCCGGTGTGTTAAAGTCCACAAAGATAATTGCTCGCCCACCGGCCTCCATATACTCCGTCACTTTTACAGTTTCATCTTCAGTTAAATCCAATTTAGGTGAATTAATCACTATGATATTATCTTCAGCTGCTTCGATCTCATCTGTTAGAAGATTAACTTCCTTTGACTCATAGTTCTGTGATTTCAATTGCTCTGTCAAACTATAGGACAATGAGCTTTCATTATGTCCACTTACCACATAGACCATTGGTAATTCTTCTTTTATAACGTAATCTATTGCAGAAGTTATAGCTTGTTCTGCATCCAAAGTTTGTTGTTGTGTGTATTGGTTATATGCATACATATCGTAAGGAGATACTACCCTAAAACGAGTAGGTGCATTTTCATTCACAACAATTAAACTTCCAGTTTGAATCATTTCATCCGGACCAGTCTTATACTGTTCAACAAAGTTTGGATTTAAGACCGGATCAATGCTTTGAACATTAATGTAATTACTTGCTTTTTCATAATCTTTTAAGATATTCATAATCGTCTCATCTTCGCCTCCAGCTTCATATAAGGCATAGACGGTTATTGGATCTTCATTATTTTCTAACAACGTTTCAGTTGTATCAGAAATAGAGAATATGCTATTTGGTGTTAAATCAAATGTTAAGTTCAATTCAGATACAACCAAATTGACAACGATTAAGATAGCAATCAATATAAACGAAACAACTGCTGAATAGCCACCGTATCTTAATTTTTTAGATTTAAAAGAGCCTTTATTCTCTGATTTTATCTTATTTTCCTTACTCATTGCTTTAACCCCCTTAGCTCCATCTTCTTTTCTCAACAACTTGAATTGTTAAGAATACAAAGATAGTAGTGAATGAAATGTAGTATACAACTGTGCTAAAGTCCAAAATCCCCATATAAAAACCACTACTATAGCGGTTAATAAGAGAGAACCAATCAAGGAAGTTAACAATGATTCCTTCATAAATTGTTGGCTTGATAAAATAACCAACTGCAATACTAGCTAGACCTAGTACACTAATAAGACCTGCTACAATCTTATTTTTTGTTGAGTTATAAATAAATGCTCCAATAGCTATTATAAGAATTGCTAAGAATATAACTGAAGATGTAACATCAGCCGGAGCAATTTGTTTGAAATTATCTATATATAGCATTAGCATAAATACTGCAAAGGTTGCTATAGCTGAAACAACTTGATTTTCAGTTAATGCTGAAATATATAAACCAATTGAAATGAATGTAGCGCCTAATAGAATCATTCCAAAATAAGCACCTATAATTTTCGCCCATGGTAACGTACCAAAAGTGCTTAATGCTAATGGATGTAAAAAAGTTATTACTGTTGGTATAATAAACAATGTTAAGGCTGCTAAGAATTTACCCAAAACATAACCAGAGGTATTGATAGGTGCTGTTAATATCAACTGATCTGTTTTCATTCTCTTTTCTTCTGATAATAGTCGCATGGTTAGTAAGGGGACACCTAATAATAGAATGGTAGTGATATTAGCCAATACATAAGTATAATCTGGTTCACTATAAAAGATATTAATCATAAAAAAATAAAAACCAAACATCACCAAGAAAAATGCTATAAAACCATAAGCAATTGGTGATTTAAAGTATGATTTTAATTCTTTATTGAAGATCGCTAACATACGCTTCACCTGCTTTCTTTTGACCTGTTACTTCTAAGAAGATATCTTCTAGAGATACATCTAAAGATTTCATCATTATAATAGGATAGTCTTTTTCTTTACACACATTAAAAATTGGAATACGAATATCGATTTCATCTTCGCCTTCCACAACGATGTCAACAGATCCTTTTTCAGAAATACGATCAATTTCAGCATATTTAACACCAGGAATTTCTTTAATTGATTTAAGCACATCCGTTTTTGGTCCAACAATTCTTAAAGATAAACGATTCACTTGGTTAATAATGCGTGATAAGTTTTCTGGTGTATCACTAGCAACAATTTTTCCTTTATTAATGATAATGACACGGTCGCATACAGCACTTACTTCAGAAAGAATATGTGAGCTTAAAATAACTGTATGTTCTTTACCTAATTCTCTTACTAAAGTACGAATTTCAATAATTTGTTTTGGATCCAAACCTACAGTTGGCTCGTCAAGAATTAACACCTCTGGATTGCCAACAAGAGCTTGTGCCAAACCAACTCTTTGTTTATAACCCTTTGACAAGTTTTTAATCAGTCGCCCGCGGACATCTTGGATTTTAACTAGTTTATATATACGCTTTTTATTTTCTTCAACCTCTTTTTTGGGTACCTTCTTTAAAGCACAAACAAAGTCAATGTACTCATCTACTGTCATATCAAAATAAAGCGGTGGTTGCTCCGGTAAGTAACCAATCTTCTTCTTAGCTTCAATAGGATTCTCTAAGATATCAATCCCATCAATCA comes from the Vallitalea okinawensis genome and includes:
- a CDS encoding DUF4340 domain-containing protein, translating into MNRSKKLVIWVVVLVLLCGSLFAVTYYNDNKKEEEIPVKEEAIMISEIAKEDITKIALKNNNGEFDFVKVDENEWSITGYEDYEMKTYLVSNFESMFTSLRADRLIEEIGDETDLSKYGLADPFATIKATLVDGTAKTLSIGNKTPEGYAYYAMMEEDPTVYTVSNNYGRFASYDISDLRDDKVVNVDPTALAYLYIDLKDHDTIEITLEDNPDTYSTHKMIQPYNEPKSVDSYGFEEVVIPNFPTVSIDMYVDDNPTDLGKYGLDDPNLTFKAESLPDQQGNVLRMDYQFGDTYKEEDVEFIYFKPSDKNVIYGMRYNELLEKVVFDPFDLTDSLIYIVNILEVDQIIVSGMSEEYVLEMEREYNTVKKDDGKEEEEVTETFYLAGNVIEDEAFRDIYQLVIGLTADFDVREELDLSDSEKVTLQYNLADGTQKFVEYYTYPEDNNFYVTKMEEGLYYAVSADEVEFMFEMLNAVAEGEWPIEE
- a CDS encoding GldG family protein — its product is MSKENKIKSENKGSFKSKKLRYGGYSAVVSFILIAILIVVNLVVSELNLTFDLTPNSIFSISDTTETLLENNEDPITVYALYEAGGEDETIMNILKDYEKASNYINVQSIDPVLNPNFVEQYKTGPDEMIQTGSLIVVNENAPTRFRVVSPYDMYAYNQYTQQQTLDAEQAITSAIDYVIKEELPMVYVVSGHNESSLSYSLTEQLKSQNYESKEVNLLTDEIEAAEDNIIVINSPKLDLTEDETVKVTEYMEAGGRAIIFVDFNTPDMPNFNSILKRYGLAVDSGVIVEGDKSHMMGYYANILLPNLESHDITDGLAANDLNVVIPQAAAIRELDQKKSQTDVTPLLTTTKDAYLKADPNSQTVEMEEGDVPGPFNVAVAVTEDNYNDIENTTLTSKLVVVSTSAIMEDSLIASTGNLDFLINGANWLSDQEDSISILPKSEMLERLVLDQTQALLYAGFFIILLPLIVIVYGISVWLRRRHL
- a CDS encoding ABC transporter permease → MLAIFNKELKSYFKSPIAYGFIAFFLVMFGFYFFMINIFYSEPDYTYVLANITTILLLGVPLLTMRLLSEEKRMKTDQLILTAPINTSGYVLGKFLAALTLFIIPTVITFLHPLALSTFGTLPWAKIIGAYFGMILLGATFISIGLYISALTENQVVSAIATFAVFMLMLYIDNFKQIAPADVTSSVIFLAILIIAIGAFIYNSTKNKIVAGLISVLGLASIAVGYFIKPTIYEGIIVNFLDWFSLINRYSSGFYMGILDFSTVVYYISFTTIFVFLTIQVVEKRRWS
- a CDS encoding ABC transporter ATP-binding protein — its product is MIEVRGLTKKYGEHVALNNVNFNIEKGEIVGFLGPNGAGKSTSMNILTGYISATDGEAMIDGIDILENPIEAKKKIGYLPEQPPLYFDMTVDEYIDFVCALKKVPKKEVEENKKRIYKLVKIQDVRGRLIKNLSKGYKQRVGLAQALVGNPEVLILDEPTVGLDPKQIIEIRTLVRELGKEHTVILSSHILSEVSAVCDRVIIINKGKIVASDTPENLSRIINQVNRLSLRIVGPKTDVLKSIKEIPGVKYAEIDRISEKGSVDIVVEGEDEIDIRIPIFNVCKEKDYPIIMMKSLDVSLEDIFLEVTGQKKAGEAYVSDLQ